One Falco peregrinus isolate bFalPer1 chromosome 6, bFalPer1.pri, whole genome shotgun sequence DNA segment encodes these proteins:
- the TOB2 gene encoding protein Tob2 encodes MHLEIKVALNFIISYLYNKLPRRRADLFGEELERLLKKKYEGHWYPEKPLKGSGYRCVHIGETVDPVVELAAKRSGLAVDDVRANVPEELSVWIDPFEVSYQIGEKGSVKVLYLDDSEGCSAAELDKEIKSSFNPDAQVFVPIGSQDNSLSNSPSPSLGQSPSPTFIPRSAQPITFTTATFAATKFGSTKMKKGGGAGGGGSGAGAGQQPRMVRSPTTNLLKHKGLSLSMHSLNFIGSAGSQAPQSQLSPNAKEFVYNGGSPGASSLFFDGVASESQASSMPPASQFNTGTGGTFDMAQVFGGSTSSLFLEKSPFVEGLSYNLNAMQYPSQSFQPVVLAN; translated from the coding sequence ATGCATCTGGAGATCAAAGTTGCTCTTAACTTCATCATCTCATACCTGTACAACAAGCTTCCTCGGAGGCGGGCAGACCTGTTTGGTGAGGAGCTAGAGCGCctgctgaagaagaaatatgAGGGTCACTGGTACCCAGAGAAGCCTCTGAAGGGATCTGGCTATCGCTGTGTTCATATAGGGGAGACGGTGGATCCGGTGGTGGAGCTGGCAGCCAAGCGGAGTGGCCTGGCTGTGGATGATGTGCGTGCCAATGTGCCGGAAGAGCTGAGTGTCTGGATCGATCCTTTTGAGGTTTCCTACCAGATCGGTGAGAAGGGTTCTGTTAAGGTCCTTTACCTGGATGACAGCGAGGGCTGCAGCGCTGCAGAGCTGGACAAAGAAATCAAGAGCAGCTTCAACCCTGATGCCCAGGTATTTGTCCCCATCGGCAGCCAGGACAACTCGCTGTCCAACTCTCCGTCCCCCTCCTTAGGCCAGTCACCAAGCCCCACCTTCATCCCTCGCTCTGCCCAGCCCATCACTTTCACCACTGCCACCTTTGCTGCCACAAAGTTCGGCTCTACCAAGATGAAGAAGGGtgggggagctggaggagggggcagcggagcaggggctgggcagcagccaagGATGGTCAGGTCTCCCACCACCAACCTGCTGAAGCACAAGGGCCTCTCCCTGTCTATGCACTCTCTGAACTTCATCGGGAGCGCTGGGAGCCAAGCCCCACAGTCACAGCTCTCCCCCAACGCCAAGGAGTTTGTTTACAACGGCGGGTCACCGGGAGCCAGCAGTCTCTTCTTCGATGGTGTTGCCAGTGAGAGCCAGGCCAGCAGCATGCCACCGGCATCGCAGTTCAACACCGGCACGGGTGGTACCTTTGATATGGCTCAGGTCTTCggtggcagcaccagcagcctctTTTTGGAGAAGTCTCCCTTTGTGGAAGGACTCAGCTACAACCTGAATGCCATGCAGTATCCCAGCCAGTCGTTCCAGCCTGTCGTCCTGGCCAACTGA